One genomic segment of Panicum virgatum strain AP13 chromosome 2N, P.virgatum_v5, whole genome shotgun sequence includes these proteins:
- the LOC120660130 gene encoding 50S ribosomal protein L19, chloroplastic-like isoform X2 produces MAFLQKVGNLVKRSTGASSSLYQAVRCMSSSKLFIGGISYGTDEHSLRDARFALSQIITGDRVPAASGFCARALPMRGFSTVGNAEVASDDEDSSSPAVAHPPRIKFKRLDKTARHIMNILNKEAVEKVRSEREIPDVQPGCIIQMRLQVPENKRRESTLKGIVIGRRNAGINTTFRLRRLVAGIGVESVFPLYSPNIKEIKILDRKKVRRAKLYYLRDRMNALKK; encoded by the exons ATGGCCTTCCTGCAGAAGGTTGGCAATCTTGTCAAGCGGTCCACGGGTGCCAGCTCGTCACTCTACCAGGCGGTTCGATGCATGTCCTCGTccaaactcttcataggag GAATCTCGTATGGCACAGATGAGCACAGCCTCAGGGATGCGCGGTTTGCATTG AGTCAGATCATTACCGGTGATCGTGTTCCTGCCGCCTCTGGTTTCTGTGCGAGAGCTCTTCCGATGAGGGGTTTCTCCACGGTGGGAAATGCTGAGGTTGCTTCAGACGATGAGGATTCCAGCTCTCCAGCGGTTGCGCACCCCCCACGGATTAAGTTCAAGAGGCTCGACAAGACTGCCAGGCACATCATGAAT ATCTTGAACAAAGAGGCAGTTGAAAAGGTCCGCTCTGAGAGGGAGATTCCTGATGTACAACCTGGATGTATCATTCAAATGAGATTG CAAGTTCCTGAGAACAAACGGCGAGAATCTACATTGAAAGGGATTGTGATAGGAAGGCGTAATGCTGGGATCAATACAACTTTCAGACTTCGTAGATTAGTAGCTGGTATTGGAGTTGAGTCTGTCTTTCCACT CTACTCACCAAacatcaaagaaatcaagatatTGGACAGGAAGAAAGTCAGGAGAGCTAAGCTGTATTACCTGAGGGACAGGATGAACGCACTTAAAAAATGA
- the LOC120660130 gene encoding 50S ribosomal protein L19, chloroplastic-like isoform X1: MHVIFKSYILFSCNSLQKNLHCSKHPLMNCMQLFQRVNLLLLHLSLSHSPVSLICQYPLYVFNLSVQSQIITGDRVPAASGFCARALPMRGFSTVGNAEVASDDEDSSSPAVAHPPRIKFKRLDKTARHIMNILNKEAVEKVRSEREIPDVQPGCIIQMRLQVPENKRRESTLKGIVIGRRNAGINTTFRLRRLVAGIGVESVFPLYSPNIKEIKILDRKKVRRAKLYYLRDRMNALKK; encoded by the exons ATGCATGTCATATTTAAATCATACATTTTGTTTTCATGCAACAGTTTACAAAAGAACTTACATTGCAGCAAGCACCCATTAATGAACTGTATGCAATTGTTCCAACGTGTAAACCTTTTGCTCTTGCATCTTTCATTATCTCACTCCCCCGTTAGTCTAATTTGTCAGTATCCATTATATGTGTTCAATTTGTCTGTGCAGAGTCAGATCATTACCGGTGATCGTGTTCCTGCCGCCTCTGGTTTCTGTGCGAGAGCTCTTCCGATGAGGGGTTTCTCCACGGTGGGAAATGCTGAGGTTGCTTCAGACGATGAGGATTCCAGCTCTCCAGCGGTTGCGCACCCCCCACGGATTAAGTTCAAGAGGCTCGACAAGACTGCCAGGCACATCATGAAT ATCTTGAACAAAGAGGCAGTTGAAAAGGTCCGCTCTGAGAGGGAGATTCCTGATGTACAACCTGGATGTATCATTCAAATGAGATTG CAAGTTCCTGAGAACAAACGGCGAGAATCTACATTGAAAGGGATTGTGATAGGAAGGCGTAATGCTGGGATCAATACAACTTTCAGACTTCGTAGATTAGTAGCTGGTATTGGAGTTGAGTCTGTCTTTCCACT CTACTCACCAAacatcaaagaaatcaagatatTGGACAGGAAGAAAGTCAGGAGAGCTAAGCTGTATTACCTGAGGGACAGGATGAACGCACTTAAAAAATGA